CGGCGGCAGATCGAAGGTGGAGCAGAATTGGGAGAAGTTGAACTCATATACCATCCCGAAGCCTTCTCCTACAGCCACATTCAGGAAATTGCCTGCGAGCTCGTACACTCTGGCTATGAAATCTTTGGGAGGGAAACTCTCGTTGACACGCCTGGTGAGCAGGGCTTTGTCGCGCTTGCCTGCTATTACCACAGCGAGCGACTCTCTGCCGTCGCGCCCTCCGCGTCCGGCTTCCTGATAGTATTCTTCAAGTGATGACGGCAGGTCGTAATGCACCACAAGCCTCACATCAGGCTTGTCGATACCCATCCCGAAAGCATTGGTCGCTACCATCACACGTGTCTCATCCTGCTTCCAGCGGTCCTGCCGTTCCTCCTTTTCTTCAGGGGCGAGACCTGCGTGGTAGGCCTCCGATGGTATTCCGGCATCGTTGAGCAGTGCGGCGAGCTCACGTGTGCGCCTGCGTGACCGCACATACACTATGGAGCATCCCGATGTGGAGGTAAGTATGCGCAGCAGCATGGGCTCCTTTATGTCGGCATAGCGCACTATGTAGCTGAGGTTCTCGCGTGTGAAGCTCTTGGCGAACACCCGGGGCTCCCGGAATCCGAGATGCCTCATGATATCGCCTGTCACCTCCGGTGTGGCGGAGGCAGTGAGCGCAAGCACCGGCACCTCCTCCCCCACAATGCGGCGCAGGGCGGCTATGCGCAGGTAGGATGGGCGGAAGTCATAGCCCCACTGCGATATGCAGTGCGCCTCATCGACCACCAGTAGCGATACGGTGAGGGAGCGCAGCTCGGCGAGGAACCGTTCGTTCTGTAGACGTTCGGGCGACACATAGGCTATCTTTGCCTTACCCAGCCGGCAGCGGGTCATGCCGAGGTCCTTCTCCCGCGGGGTCAGCCCCGAATGGAACAGCACAGCACGTATGCCGCGGTCGGCAAGATTGTCGACCTGGTCCTTCATAAGCGATATCAGGGGAGTGACCACGATGGTCACTCCGGGCAGGATCATCGCCGGCACCTGGAATGTGAGGCTTTTCCCGCCACCTGTGGGGAGCAGCCCCAGGGTGTCGCGTCCCTCAAGCACAGAGTCGATTATCTCCTCCTGCATAGGGCGGAACGCGTCGTATCCCCAGTATCGCTTAAGTATCGAGTGCTTCATGAGTCAGATTCTCATAGAAAGTTGAGGGCATAACGGAGATGCAAAAGTTTCAGAAGCACAAAAGAAACAAAGACTTATATTTATTTCGTGCCGTTCGATTGTTTGCTATTCAGAAATTTGCGTTTGAATCCCATGGGAAAAGAACCGAAGTTTATGATAAGACCGTCGGGTATCCCAGTCCCTCTCAGGTAGTTCACCAATTGGAACCCGTGAGCTTTACATATTTCGTTCGCGACTTTTATTTCGAGTATGACTTTCCCTTCGACTATTATGTCTGCACGGTAATTACCTGCTGGGCGTCCCTTATAAAATATTGTGACCGGCTTTTCTTTTTCGCATTTTAAGCCGTTATCTTCTAATTCATAAATGAGGGCATTCTGATACACAGCTTCAAGAAAACCCTCTCCGAGAGTTTTCTTTACAGTGATTGCACAATCGACAATCAGCCCGATCAGTCTGTCGACATCCATTTGAATTTTAGTTGATTATATCAAAAAATACTCCTGTTTCTTTTGTGCTTCTGAAACTTTTGTATCTCTGATTATATCCTGTAGGATCTAACTTATCGATATGGCTTTCACGAGGAATTGAACCGACTGCGAGCCTTTTCTCTTATTTTCCTCGATGGTGTAGCAGATGTCAAACGGTTTGCCTGAGTGGATATGGTCGAAATACTCCGCCGAGTTGAACGCGATGCCGTTGAACACCTTGCCCGACGTATCGTCGACCACTTCGAGCTTGATATGTTCGCCGAGTTTGCCTACGAGTTTGCTCGTGCCGAAGTCGGTGACGCGGCGCGTGCAGAATATCGGTTTTGTGTTGCCCGGTCCGAAAGGATTGAACTTGCGTAGGAGCGTAAGAAACTCAGGCGTTATCTCGCTGAATGTCAGATATGCGTCTATGTCGAGCAGTGGTGTGAGCTGGTCGGTGCGAATGTTGGCGTTGACATACTCCTCGAATCGGCGTGTGAACTCGGGTATGTTCTCCTCCTTTAGCGAAAGCCCCACAGCATAGGTGTGGCCGCCGAAGTTTTCGAGCAGGTCGCGTGTCGACTCCACCGCACTGTATACGTCAAACCCCTGCACGGAGCGGCTTGAGCCGGTGGCAAGTCCGTTGGCGTGGGTCAGCACCACAGTGGGCTTATAGTACAGTTCTGTGAGCCTTGATGCCACTATCCCTATGATGCCCTTGTGCCAGTTCTTGTTGTATATGACTATTGACTTTTTTCGGGAGTGGCTCACATCGCGTTCCTCAAGTATGGTGTTTGCCTCCTCGGTGATCTGCTTGTCCAGCTCCTTGCGGTCCTGGTTGTAGCCGTCGATCTCCTTGGCGCGGGCAAAGGCGTCGGCTGAGTCGCGGCTAACGAGCAGGTCGACAGCCTCTTTACCGCTCTGCATGCGCCCTGAGGCATTGATGCGCGGCCCTATCTTGAATATCACATCGCTTATGGTGATCTCCTTGCCTGAGAGCCCGCATGTGCGTATTATGGCGCGCAACCCCATGTTAGGGTTGCTGTTGAGGCGTTTGAGCCCGAAATATGTGAGTATGCGGTTCTCTCCCACCATCGGCACAATGTCCGCGGCTATCGACACTGCCACCAGGTCAAGCATCCCTTCGAGGTCACCCATGGGGAGTGAATTCGATATGGCAAACGCCTGCATGAGCTTGTAGCCCACCCCGCAGCCCGACAGGTGGGGGCAGGGGTAGGTGGAATCCTCAAGCTTAGGGTTGAGGATGGCGGCTGCCGGAGGGAGCACCTCGTCGGCGACGTGGTGGTCGCAGATTATGAAGTCGATCCCTAAGGTGCGCGCATATGCCACTTCATCGGTGGCTTTGATGCCGCAGTCAAGGATGATGAAGAGTGTCACCCCATTCTCGGCAGCCATGTCGATGGTGGCTCGCGATATGCCATACCCGTCCTCGGTGCGAGTGGGTATGTAGTATTCTATGTTGGAGTAATAGTTGCGGAGATACTTGTACACGAGGGCGACAGCAGTGGTGCCGTCCACGTCGTAGTCTCCGTAGACCATGATTTTCTCCTTTCCCCCCATGGCACGGTTGAGCCTGTTGACTGCCCGGTCCATTCCGGACATCATGAACGGGTCGTGCAGATCCTTGAGCGAGGGGTGGAAGAATCGTTCCGCCTCCTGCACAGTGGATATGCCCCGTTCTGCCAGCAGCTCGCTAATAGGCGGGGTGCCCGAATAGCGTTGCGCCAGTCGGGACTCTGCTTCTTGCTCGGTGGATGTGAGGGGACAGTAATTCCATTTACTTGTCATTTATGTCGTTTTTTTCTTTTGCAAAGAAATGGGGGAGAGGGGGCTCAAATCGCCATATGCGACTAATCCCCTCAGTCAGAGTCCTGAAAGAAGGGTTGAGGGGAGAGGGTATGTCACAAGGGTGGGTCAGACGTATGGAGCCTATCCACCCTCTTCTGCAAAGTTAAGCAGAATTCCTCAGATTTTATTTATAAATAATGTTAATGATTCACCCCTTCCAGGTGGTGTCGGGATGGACGTGAACATCCATCTGTGGGAAGGGGAATGAGACCCCTGCACGTGTTGGGAGCTGGTTGTAGAACTGCTCGTTGAAGTGGAAGAACACGTCCCAGAAGTCACCGCTTCTTACCCATGCGCGTATGGTGAGGGTGACGGCTGAATCGTCGAGCGAGGCAAGATACACCACCGGTGCGGGGAACCCTTCGTTGGCTGCCGGATTGGTGACCACCCGGCTGTCGGAGGTGAGCATCGAGAGTATCACCTCTCGCGCCCGCTCCACATTGTCGCCATACGAGATGCCGATCTTCCACTCGATGCGCCGGTAGTTCTGGGTGGTGGAGTTGTTGATGGCTCCGGTCGACAGTCCGCCGTTGGGGATGATGATGGTCTTGTTGTCGGGGGTGGTGATTACGGTGTTGAAGATCTCTATCTTCTTTACTGTTCCTGCAAATCCTTGAGCCTCGATGTAGTCACCTACGCGATAGGGCTTGAGGGCGAGGATAAGGACGCCGCCTGCAAAGTTCTGTAGTGTGCCGCTGAGCGCCATGCCTACCGCGACTCCGGCTGAGGCGAATAGCGCGAGGAACGAACTGGTCTCTATGCCAAGGATTCCTATCACGCTTACTATCAGTATGAAATAGAGCACGATCCTCACGAAGCTCAGCACGAATGTCACGAGCGAGGCATCCACCTGACGCTTGGACAGGATGTGTTCGGTGATGGTGTATAGACGGGTGATTATGAAGCGTCCGACATAGAACACCAGTATTGCCGCCGCCAGGGATATGGCGAAGCGTGACAGGTCGGTGGCTAAGGAACTTATCACCTGGTCGAGCGACAGGTCCTTGAGTTGTGCAAGCTCCTGTGCGGGCACAGAGGCAGCGATGCTATCGATGGGTAGTGTATCTGTCATATATTATAGTAAATGGTTGTGTAGGCTGGGGTGCAAGTGTGTTCAGTTCACTTTACGGAGTAAGCCGGAGCGGCCGACACCACGTCGGTCCACCAGGCAAGTGTGTCGTATTCGCGGAATGTTATGTCGTCGGCATTGCATATCACATACGAGCCCAGCCCGCAGTAGCGGGTGATGGAGAAGGCTGGGAAGTCTATGGAGGTCTTTGTCGTTGCCTTGTAGACCACTGTCTTGTCGAGTGTTTCCCTCCACTTCGTGAGCAGGTCGGGGGTGCCTGCCGTGGTGCACAGCAGCTCCATGTACTGGTCCATGTCGTGGGCTATCGTGGCGTCGTAGCGCAACATAGAATAGGTGTATTTCCCTAACTTCTGTAGTGTGTTTATTTCGTTGGCTGAGGGATATCGGCTGAGTGTGCTGAATATCTCGCGGGAGGCTGCGGCAAGGTCGTCGAGATGGCGGGTGTCGATGACACACATCTGGTTCATTGATCCGTGGTAGGAATCGAAGGTGTTTTTGGCGGCCTGCACCAGATCGGGCAGCTCCTTGAAGAACATCGGGACATTCATGTCGTAAGGCATTCCGTCTATGCCGAGCTGGGTGGGGGAGGCTACTATGTAGTCTGTGAGGTGGCGTATCTCGTAGATGGGTTCGATATTGCCCATCAGGCAGCAGTCGAAGTAGATGAACTGGAACCGCTCACCCTCAAGTGCCTGAGCCATCGCCGGTACGGATATCCATGTTGAGTCGTCCGGACCGAACGACCGTGATTTTATGTCGCCCGGCGATATGATCCATCCGTTGCCGTGACCCCACAGCACGAGTGCGTAGTCATCGGCGGGAGCCAGTCTCTTCATGTCGGCGATGACTTCGCGGAACCTCTCGGGCGACACCGAGCATATGCCGCCGGCATCGGTGTAGGCCTTGAGCTCTTTGGGCCCATGCTCGGTTATGTCGAGAAGCTGCGGAGGATAGGCTGAATTATTGTTCGGGCGGTTATGGTACACAAGGAGCCGTCCATTGTTCAGCTTTCCGCCTTCGACCCCTTTAAGCATCTCTTGGATGTCGCGCTCGTCGCTGTGGTAGCTCGACCCGAGATTGTTGTTGGCTATCATGTACACAAGCACGGTGCGGCTCACGCTCACGGACGGTTCCGGAGGCGCGTCAGGACCGTCGTCGCTGCTGCAAGAAGTGGCTCCTGCCAACATCAGGAGCAATGGCAGTATGTAATAGAGAAATTTATGCATATCTGACAGACAAAATTATAAAATTTCTTCGACATGAGCAACTTTCATGAGCCCTCTCTGCCGTCATGTCGGCAACCTTGACATTCTCGTCACTCCCGGTGCTCACCGTTGCATATCCCGATGGGATTCACTAACTTTGCAGGCATGATGAAACTTTCAGGAATAACTTCACGGCGCGGGATCAAGCATCGTCCGTCGTGGAATCTTGTGTTTGAGTGGGAGGATATTCTGTCCCGGTCTCTCTCCGTGCCGCTGCGTTGTCCGGGAAGGGTGGGATGGACCTTGCGATCTATTGTCAGGAGACTCGGCTTGCCGTTTTACCACAGCGGAGACCCCACCCTTGAGTTTGTCATGGTGGCGAAGCCTGACAATCAGGGGCGGTACGGACGTAACTCTGTCCCCTGGATCATAGATTATTTCCTCTCTGATAGCGATACCTGCCGGTTTCTGGAGTCCACAGCCCATTGCCCGCTTGTGTTTGTTTCAAGCTACGAGGCTTATGAGAGGCTTCTTGCCTGTGGGGCTGACCCTGACCGTTTCCGCCATGTCCCCCTCTCTCTCCCCGACTGCTACAGGCTTGACGGCTCGGCCCCGATGGTCAAGGATATCGACATCGCGCTCGTGGGGCGTGTCTCGGATGTGCTTGACGGATATGCCAGACGTTACGCCGCGGAGCACCCGGGGGTGGTTATGGCGGTCCGCGGACCTCGCCGTAAAGGGCATCTGTGGGCTTATGACATCAAAGGCAATCCTATGGCTGATATCGAGAGCCATGATGATTATATGGCTCTCCTGCGCAGGTCAAGGATATTCCTGTACTCTACTCCGGGAATGGACGACAGCAAGCCCACCAACGGTTTCTCGCAGGTGACACCTCGTTTCCTTGAGGCTATAGCCTCGGGATGCCGGCCTGTCATGAGATATTTTGACAATCCGGATACCCGCTTCTACGGTCTTGACGGTTTCTCTCCGTCGGTGGAGAGTTATGAGGAGTTTGCAATGATAGCCGACAAGGCTCTTTCCGGACCGGTTGACCTCAAGGCGTATGAAAGTTATCTCGCTTCGCATTACACATCGAGCGTGGCCCGTGATGTGGCTTCATGCCTCAGTGGCGTGCAACGGTAGTCTCAAAGAATGATTATGAATAGAATAGCGATAATAGGAGCCGGAGTCAGCGGACTCACCATGGGTAGGCTGCTTGCCACTCATGCCTCTGTGACGGTGTTTGAGTCCGATTCACGCCCGGGCGGGCTCATAAAGTGCGCACGTGTGGATGGAAACCTGTTTCACACCTGTGGCGGGCATGTGTTCAATACGCGCCGTGAAGATGTGCTTGACTTCTTCTGGGGGATATTCGACCGTGACCGTGATTTCGTCAAGGCTGACCGTAACTCAGTGGTAAAGATGCCTGATGGGGCTGAGATACCCTATCCTATAGAGAATCATGCATATATGCTTGACGATGACACTTTGCGTGCCGTCATAGCGGATGTAGCCGGGATGAGGGCTGCCGGGTCGGAGCCTGCCAACTTCGAGGAGTTTCTTCGCAAGCAGTTCGGTGACACTCTCTATCGTCTTTACTTCGGACCTTACAACCGAAAGGTGTGGAGGCGCGACCTTTCGGATGTCCCTTTGTCATGGCTGGAAGGCAAGCTGCCTATGCCTGCTCCTGAGGAGATTCTGTACAATAACATACGTCGTGTCAAGGAGAAGGCTTTTGTGCACAGTTCTTTCTATTACGAGCGTCAGGGTGGCTCCCAGTTCATTGCCGACACTCTTGCCGAGGGGCTTGACCTGCGCTGCTCCTCCCCTGTGTCAAGGCTTGACCGGCAGGCTGACGGGGGATGGCTTGTGGATGGCGAGAGATTTGATGCCGTGGTGTTCTGCGGAAATGTCAAGGATCTTCCGGGAATGCTTTCCGGCGTTGATATCGAGGGGTTCACACAGTATATCGACCGATTGGAGTCGCACGGCACCACTGCGGTGTTCTGTGACATAGATCCGAATCCGTACAGCTGGATATATCTTCCCGACTCCAGCTATGATGCCCATCGCGTCATATGCACAGGCAATTTCTCTCGGACCAATAATGCTCCCGGGCGCATGACTGCGACAATCGAATTCACCGACAGTATATCTCGCGACGAGATTGTGCGTCAGCTCCCGTACATCCCGTTCTCGCCCCGCTATATCACCCATTGTTACAATCCGTATACCTATCCCATACAGCATGCCGACACCCGCTCTATGATCTCTGCGCTGAGTGACCGTCTGGCTGCTTCCGGCTTGTATCTCAC
The sequence above is drawn from the Duncaniella freteri genome and encodes:
- a CDS encoding ATP-dependent DNA helicase RecQ, with amino-acid sequence MKHSILKRYWGYDAFRPMQEEIIDSVLEGRDTLGLLPTGGGKSLTFQVPAMILPGVTIVVTPLISLMKDQVDNLADRGIRAVLFHSGLTPREKDLGMTRCRLGKAKIAYVSPERLQNERFLAELRSLTVSLLVVDEAHCISQWGYDFRPSYLRIAALRRIVGEEVPVLALTASATPEVTGDIMRHLGFREPRVFAKSFTRENLSYIVRYADIKEPMLLRILTSTSGCSIVYVRSRRRTRELAALLNDAGIPSEAYHAGLAPEEKEERQDRWKQDETRVMVATNAFGMGIDKPDVRLVVHYDLPSSLEEYYQEAGRGGRDGRESLAVVIAGKRDKALLTRRVNESFPPKDFIARVYELAGNFLNVAVGEGFGMVYEFNFSQFCSTFDLPPVPTQSALHILTRAGYVEYIEETTSRSRLMVVMRREELYDISLDPATEDVLQTVLRAYTGLFADYVYISELMIAERLRLSSEQVYQSLLTLSRLHAIHYIPRTTTPYLIYTTSREEPRHIIIPIEVYERQRERMEARVGAMKEFVFGSTACRANTLLKYFGESPNEPCGKCDVCRSARHTARLLREEASAPSINESIIYQASRPAGIDITDIIANLTPRYTADEITAAVRSLIDCSRLSLDGTIVKALP
- a CDS encoding GxxExxY protein, whose product is MDVDRLIGLIVDCAITVKKTLGEGFLEAVYQNALIYELEDNGLKCEKEKPVTIFYKGRPAGNYRADIIVEGKVILEIKVANEICKAHGFQLVNYLRGTGIPDGLIINFGSFPMGFKRKFLNSKQSNGTK
- the recJ gene encoding single-stranded-DNA-specific exonuclease RecJ — its product is MTSKWNYCPLTSTEQEAESRLAQRYSGTPPISELLAERGISTVQEAERFFHPSLKDLHDPFMMSGMDRAVNRLNRAMGGKEKIMVYGDYDVDGTTAVALVYKYLRNYYSNIEYYIPTRTEDGYGISRATIDMAAENGVTLFIILDCGIKATDEVAYARTLGIDFIICDHHVADEVLPPAAAILNPKLEDSTYPCPHLSGCGVGYKLMQAFAISNSLPMGDLEGMLDLVAVSIAADIVPMVGENRILTYFGLKRLNSNPNMGLRAIIRTCGLSGKEITISDVIFKIGPRINASGRMQSGKEAVDLLVSRDSADAFARAKEIDGYNQDRKELDKQITEEANTILEERDVSHSRKKSIVIYNKNWHKGIIGIVASRLTELYYKPTVVLTHANGLATGSSRSVQGFDVYSAVESTRDLLENFGGHTYAVGLSLKEENIPEFTRRFEEYVNANIRTDQLTPLLDIDAYLTFSEITPEFLTLLRKFNPFGPGNTKPIFCTRRVTDFGTSKLVGKLGEHIKLEVVDDTSGKVFNGIAFNSAEYFDHIHSGKPFDICYTIEENKRKGSQSVQFLVKAISIS
- a CDS encoding mechanosensitive ion channel family protein, encoding MTDTLPIDSIAASVPAQELAQLKDLSLDQVISSLATDLSRFAISLAAAILVFYVGRFIITRLYTITEHILSKRQVDASLVTFVLSFVRIVLYFILIVSVIGILGIETSSFLALFASAGVAVGMALSGTLQNFAGGVLILALKPYRVGDYIEAQGFAGTVKKIEIFNTVITTPDNKTIIIPNGGLSTGAINNSTTQNYRRIEWKIGISYGDNVERAREVILSMLTSDSRVVTNPAANEGFPAPVVYLASLDDSAVTLTIRAWVRSGDFWDVFFHFNEQFYNQLPTRAGVSFPFPQMDVHVHPDTTWKG
- a CDS encoding clostripain-related cysteine peptidase, whose protein sequence is MHKFLYYILPLLLMLAGATSCSSDDGPDAPPEPSVSVSRTVLVYMIANNNLGSSYHSDERDIQEMLKGVEGGKLNNGRLLVYHNRPNNNSAYPPQLLDITEHGPKELKAYTDAGGICSVSPERFREVIADMKRLAPADDYALVLWGHGNGWIISPGDIKSRSFGPDDSTWISVPAMAQALEGERFQFIYFDCCLMGNIEPIYEIRHLTDYIVASPTQLGIDGMPYDMNVPMFFKELPDLVQAAKNTFDSYHGSMNQMCVIDTRHLDDLAAASREIFSTLSRYPSANEINTLQKLGKYTYSMLRYDATIAHDMDQYMELLCTTAGTPDLLTKWRETLDKTVVYKATTKTSIDFPAFSITRYCGLGSYVICNADDITFREYDTLAWWTDVVSAAPAYSVK
- a CDS encoding protoporphyrinogen/coproporphyrinogen oxidase — protein: MNRIAIIGAGVSGLTMGRLLATHASVTVFESDSRPGGLIKCARVDGNLFHTCGGHVFNTRREDVLDFFWGIFDRDRDFVKADRNSVVKMPDGAEIPYPIENHAYMLDDDTLRAVIADVAGMRAAGSEPANFEEFLRKQFGDTLYRLYFGPYNRKVWRRDLSDVPLSWLEGKLPMPAPEEILYNNIRRVKEKAFVHSSFYYERQGGSQFIADTLAEGLDLRCSSPVSRLDRQADGGWLVDGERFDAVVFCGNVKDLPGMLSGVDIEGFTQYIDRLESHGTTAVFCDIDPNPYSWIYLPDSSYDAHRVICTGNFSRTNNAPGRMTATIEFTDSISRDEIVRQLPYIPFSPRYITHCYNPYTYPIQHADTRSMISALSDRLAASGLYLTGRFALWEYFNMDVAMASALSLAPTVVRGL